The following proteins are co-located in the Heteronotia binoei isolate CCM8104 ecotype False Entrance Well chromosome 21, APGP_CSIRO_Hbin_v1, whole genome shotgun sequence genome:
- the CIMAP1A gene encoding ciliary microtubule associated protein 1A: MSKGPWVGTWRPHRPRGPIMAQYTSPGPKYYVQGATGFVSHIPTKRKAPAYSIHGAKPLLSKDCSPGPYHVQSSMTYRGRKTTPSYTMAGRPRVKEEITPGPASYSPEKSQKIVYKTGPKHSMSFRYEGAKVDSTPGPNAYTIPQVLGPFAMTTTASPSYSLMGRSKFGCFHEDLHKTPGPAAYIKPDTEVFKKRAPKYSMGYQTKTSAKKLGPGPADYELGKVSLTKSCAPVISFGIRHSDYTTPLIVDVC; this comes from the exons ATGAGCAAAGGACCGTGGGTGGGAACATGGAGGCCTCATCGTCCAAGAGGACCAATCATGGCCCAATATACCAGTCCTGGACCCAAGTATTATGTACAGGGAGCAACAG GTTTTGTGTCACACATCCCAACGAAAAGGAAAGCCCCCGCCTACAGTATACATGGGGCAAAGCCTTTGCTCAGCAAAGATTGCTCTCCAGGTCCTTACCATGTGCAGTCCTCTATGACTTACCGAGGGAGGAAAACTACTCCCAGTTACACGATGGCTGGGCGCCCCAGAGTAAAAGAAGAGATTACACCAGGCCCTG CTTCTTATTCACCAGAGAAGTCTCAAAAAATTGTCTATAAAACTGGTCCTAAGCATTCCATGTCATTCAGGTATGAAGGTGCCAAAGTTGACAGCACTCCAG GTCCTAATGCATACACAATCCCCCAGGTGCTTGGACCATTTGCAATGACCACAACTGCCAGTCCTAGCTACAGCTTGATGGGGAGGAGTAAGTTTGGATGTTTTCATGAAGACCTCCATAAG ACCCCGGGCCCTGCTGCATACATAAAACCAGATACAGAGGTTTTCAAAAAGAGAGCACCAAAGTACTCCATGGGATACCAAACTAAGACTTCCGCAAAGAAACTGGGACCTGGACCTGCAGACTATGAATTAGGAAAG GTATCATTGACCAAATCTTGTGCTCCAGTTATTTCTTTCGGCATCAGACACTCTGATTACACAACACCTCTTATCGTAGATGTCTGCTGA